The Deltaproteobacteria bacterium genome window below encodes:
- a CDS encoding NAD(P)-binding domain-containing protein, producing the protein MLSKIISLVVISLAIGIYVLVKGKKSGHTEKKITRAKEFGFHEPVSLHPAIDPAKCIGSGACVKACPEKDILGISRGKGKLINASHCVGHGACAAACPVDAITLVFGTETRGVEIPYVTPDFETNVKGVYIAGELGGMGLIKNAITQGREAVEYIACALKSEEIKEENTYDLIIIGAGPAGIGASLSALKHKLNFLTIDQSEIGGTVFNYPRHKIVMTSPVEIPLYGKVKLRETTKEALLDLWMKIISQTGLKINTNEKMLALSPHKNGSYTIKTSKGEYRAKKVILAIGRRGTPRKLGVPGEALPKVAYRLLDPEQHQDEDILVVGGGDSAVEAAMALAGQGANRVILSYRKEAFGRIKAGNKTRLDSAIAKEALKVIFNSNVKEIREKDVKISEGEKTGFIKNDYVYIFAGGELPNEFLKSIGIKIEKKFGTA; encoded by the coding sequence ATGTTATCAAAAATTATATCTTTAGTTGTTATATCTTTGGCTATTGGAATCTATGTTCTGGTTAAAGGAAAAAAATCAGGGCATACTGAAAAGAAAATAACGAGAGCAAAGGAATTTGGATTTCACGAGCCCGTCTCTCTTCACCCCGCCATTGATCCGGCAAAATGTATCGGCAGCGGCGCCTGCGTTAAAGCCTGCCCGGAAAAAGATATTCTCGGCATTTCCAGAGGTAAGGGGAAACTGATCAACGCCTCTCACTGCGTCGGCCATGGCGCCTGTGCCGCCGCCTGCCCTGTCGACGCTATAACCCTTGTTTTTGGGACAGAAACAAGAGGCGTAGAAATTCCTTATGTAACGCCTGACTTTGAAACCAATGTAAAAGGCGTTTACATTGCCGGAGAGTTAGGGGGAATGGGGCTCATAAAAAATGCAATCACCCAGGGCCGGGAGGCCGTCGAATATATTGCCTGCGCTCTCAAAAGTGAAGAAATAAAAGAGGAGAACACTTATGATCTGATTATCATTGGCGCAGGTCCCGCCGGCATTGGAGCATCCTTGTCGGCGCTAAAGCATAAACTGAACTTTTTAACCATTGATCAAAGTGAGATCGGGGGCACGGTCTTTAATTACCCCAGACATAAAATCGTCATGACCTCTCCCGTGGAAATACCACTCTATGGAAAAGTGAAATTAAGAGAAACAACGAAAGAAGCGCTCCTTGATTTATGGATGAAGATCATTAGTCAAACAGGCCTTAAAATAAATACAAATGAAAAAATGTTAGCTCTGTCACCTCATAAAAACGGCTCTTATACGATTAAAACCAGTAAAGGGGAATACAGGGCAAAAAAGGTTATTCTCGCTATCGGCAGGCGGGGCACACCAAGAAAACTGGGTGTGCCCGGAGAAGCGCTTCCAAAGGTTGCCTACAGGCTGCTCGACCCTGAACAACATCAAGATGAGGATATTCTTGTTGTCGGCGGGGGAGATAGCGCTGTTGAGGCAGCGATGGCCCTTGCCGGCCAGGGGGCGAACAGGGTTATTTTATCCTACAGGAAAGAGGCTTTCGGCCGGATCAAAGCGGGGAACAAGACCCGTCTCGATAGCGCAATAGCAAAAGAAGCGCTTAAAGTCATATTTAATTCCAATGTTAAAGAGATAAGAGAAAAGGACGTTAAAATTTCTGAAGGGGAAAAAACCGGTTTTATAAAAAATGATTACGTTTATATTTTTGCCGGTGGGGAACTTCCCAACGAGTTTCTAAAATCCATCGGAATTAAAATAGAAAAAAAGTTTGGAACAGCCTGA
- a CDS encoding response regulator — protein sequence MTKPDKNVLIVDDEKPFLMSLSDGLAKGYPDKFNVLLAENGNEAVKILESNHIGLLVTDLKMPKMDGLELLVYMNSNYPSIPIIAMTAFGTPEIEDQLQSTGVFQYLEKPLDIDLLAESILEGMKAATKGYIQGITLPTLLQMVEMEKKTCTLKVMCNKLTGYLYLSNGELMDAEAGGVNGEEAAITIISWDKSEVEIEGICKKRRQINSSLSYILMETMRIKDEKQQAEKEKKRAQSLENKQENGNPDKGGITMAVLEEIIENFKMDIPDFLATDIVRLGDGMSIGGISSDPNIDSSAASAAYAQVINSQSQAAELLGGVDIFGEAEDILITCDKIYILLRLLGENHYHQLLLTRKANIGMGRLMMKKYEPRFMEALLELGEL from the coding sequence ATGACAAAGCCCGATAAAAACGTATTGATCGTTGACGACGAAAAGCCATTTCTTATGAGCCTTTCAGACGGCCTCGCCAAAGGCTACCCCGACAAGTTCAATGTGCTTCTCGCCGAAAACGGAAATGAAGCTGTAAAAATCCTTGAATCCAACCACATTGGACTTTTAGTGACGGACCTGAAAATGCCAAAAATGGACGGTTTGGAACTTCTTGTCTACATGAACAGCAACTACCCCTCTATTCCCATCATTGCCATGACGGCATTCGGAACACCGGAGATCGAAGACCAGCTTCAAAGCACGGGAGTCTTTCAATACCTTGAGAAACCACTCGATATCGACTTGCTGGCCGAAAGTATACTGGAAGGGATGAAGGCAGCCACAAAGGGGTATATTCAAGGCATTACCCTTCCGACCCTTCTTCAGATGGTGGAAATGGAGAAAAAGACCTGCACTCTCAAAGTAATGTGCAATAAATTGACAGGTTACCTCTACCTGTCAAATGGTGAATTAATGGATGCCGAAGCAGGGGGGGTAAACGGTGAAGAGGCAGCAATTACCATCATATCCTGGGACAAATCGGAGGTGGAGATTGAAGGCATCTGCAAAAAAAGGAGACAGATAAACTCCTCCCTGAGCTACATACTGATGGAAACAATGAGAATCAAAGATGAAAAGCAACAAGCGGAGAAAGAAAAAAAGCGCGCCCAAAGTTTAGAAAATAAACAGGAAAATGGAAATCCTGACAAAGGAGGTATTACAATGGCTGTACTGGAAGAAATCATTGAGAATTTTAAAATGGATATACCGGATTTTTTAGCCACTGATATTGTGAGACTGGGAGACGGTATGTCGATCGGAGGCATATCAAGCGACCCGAATATTGATTCATCTGCCGCCTCGGCAGCTTATGCCCAGGTAATAAACAGCCAGTCGCAGGCAGCGGAGCTTCTGGGAGGAGTCGATATTTTTGGAGAAGCGGAGGATATTTTGATCACTTGCGATAAAATCTATATTCTCCTTAGACTTCTCGGAGAAAATCACTATCACCAACTGCTTCTCACAAGGAAGGCCAATATCGGTATGGGCCGGTTGATGATGAAAAAATACGAGCCCAGGTTCATGGAAGCGCTATTGGAACTGGGCGAACTTTAA
- a CDS encoding HAMP domain-containing histidine kinase, giving the protein MIDYTQYFNLVECSHYTDGTGCIASNTACPRVGIIVLDRERKSVSFLSNSITEILKNTPLKPYDYEVMSDHFLSGIGEKESADKGGCISKTLQMSNKHFCYTIYHINRESVLVFLRDITEKMMLESIAEAVNTMENTGYIFSGIRHEIGNPINSIKMTLSVLKKNLETFPQATVLEYIDRALMETARIEYLLKTLKNFNMFENPVIQRVNLPSFINSLLSLAVKDFEENGINIKTLISPEVKYIRTDQRALQQVMLNVITNASDALKEAKDPEITISAENTGTDYVSITIKDNGCGMGDTEKGNLFKPFYTSKPNGTGLGLVITKNLLTKMQGSIEIESAEKEGTSVKIDILREKRLERKEP; this is encoded by the coding sequence ATGATTGACTATACCCAATATTTTAATCTCGTTGAGTGTTCACATTATACAGACGGCACGGGATGCATTGCATCCAATACGGCCTGTCCCAGAGTCGGCATCATTGTTCTCGACAGGGAGAGAAAATCCGTATCTTTCCTGAGCAATTCCATTACGGAAATTCTGAAAAACACCCCGCTTAAACCTTATGATTACGAAGTCATGAGCGATCATTTCCTCTCCGGCATCGGTGAAAAGGAATCGGCAGATAAGGGTGGCTGCATTTCAAAAACGCTCCAAATGAGCAACAAGCATTTTTGCTATACCATTTATCATATTAACCGTGAATCGGTACTGGTATTCTTAAGGGATATTACTGAAAAGATGATGCTCGAGTCTATTGCCGAAGCAGTCAATACCATGGAAAATACGGGCTACATCTTTTCCGGGATAAGGCACGAGATCGGTAATCCCATTAACTCCATTAAAATGACGCTCAGTGTTCTTAAAAAAAATCTGGAAACCTTCCCCCAGGCCACTGTTCTGGAATACATCGACAGGGCTTTAATGGAAACAGCGAGGATTGAGTACCTTCTTAAAACACTGAAAAATTTTAACATGTTTGAGAATCCCGTTATCCAGCGTGTGAATCTGCCTTCTTTTATAAACAGCCTGCTGTCTCTTGCCGTAAAGGACTTCGAGGAAAATGGCATTAATATTAAAACGCTCATCTCTCCCGAAGTCAAATATATCCGCACCGACCAGAGAGCGCTTCAGCAGGTTATGCTGAATGTCATTACCAATGCCTCCGATGCCCTGAAGGAAGCAAAGGACCCGGAAATTACCATAAGCGCAGAAAATACGGGAACCGACTATGTATCCATAACGATTAAGGACAATGGCTGTGGAATGGGAGACACGGAGAAGGGGAACCTTTTCAAGCCCTTTTATACTTCCAAACCCAACGGCACCGGCCTGGGACTGGTAATAACAAAAAATCTCCTTACAAAAATGCAGGGCAGTATTGAGATAGAAAGCGCCGAAAAGGAGGGAACCTCCGTTAAAATAGATATTCTTAGAGAAAAACGCCTTGAAAGAAAAGAACCCTAA
- a CDS encoding sigma-54 dependent transcriptional regulator, with protein sequence MKEKNPKKVVLLIDDDRIFCSALKDHFSSVDVEVFTAHTAEDGLKICSGRKISLVLLDQRLPDAEGHTLCPAILKHNDQTKIIFVTAYPNFENALNAIKMGAHDYLSKPFELAELDIAIERSFKIQYLEKIEQIQSYTVKKDSEETILAGSLGGTLQLAELAASSEAPVLITGETGTGKSLLAKFVHYKSSVRKNAFISINCSAIPENLIESELFGHTKGAFTGALSDKKGIFEMADGGTLYLDEIGCMPLSLQPKLLSVLEDKKIRRLGGDSEKPVDVRIIASTNIDIDKSIEEKTFREDLYYRLNVIRVHIPPLRERREDIPELCNFWIKRIGGTRDIRLPEGELKKLVHYPWPGNVRELRNILERSVILSRDTFIEPSKLLMEREAPSLNNTNAEEINRLDTLEKVEKDHIRRMMDHHASNYTRTARALGISLSTLKRKVHRYNLLPARSK encoded by the coding sequence TTGAAAGAAAAGAACCCTAAAAAGGTCGTCCTCCTTATAGACGATGACAGGATTTTCTGCAGCGCCCTTAAAGATCATTTCTCCAGCGTCGATGTAGAGGTTTTCACGGCGCATACGGCTGAAGATGGCCTGAAAATCTGTTCAGGCAGAAAAATCAGCCTCGTCCTTTTAGATCAAAGACTGCCCGATGCCGAAGGCCATACCCTTTGTCCGGCCATCCTGAAGCACAACGACCAGACCAAGATAATCTTTGTCACTGCCTACCCCAACTTTGAAAATGCCCTCAACGCCATTAAGATGGGTGCACATGACTACCTTTCCAAACCCTTTGAGCTTGCAGAACTGGATATTGCAATAGAAAGATCCTTCAAGATTCAGTATCTCGAAAAAATAGAACAGATACAGAGCTATACCGTTAAAAAGGACAGCGAAGAAACCATTCTGGCGGGTAGTCTCGGTGGGACCCTGCAATTGGCGGAACTGGCGGCCTCAAGCGAAGCCCCTGTGCTGATTACAGGGGAAACGGGAACGGGCAAAAGTCTGCTTGCAAAATTTGTTCATTACAAAAGCAGTGTCCGTAAAAATGCCTTTATCAGCATTAACTGTTCCGCCATTCCTGAAAACCTTATTGAATCCGAGCTCTTCGGCCATACGAAGGGAGCCTTTACAGGCGCCCTGTCCGACAAAAAAGGCATCTTCGAAATGGCTGACGGCGGCACCCTTTACCTCGATGAAATCGGCTGCATGCCCCTTTCCCTTCAGCCAAAGCTTCTCAGTGTCCTGGAAGATAAAAAGATACGAAGGCTTGGCGGCGACAGTGAGAAACCGGTCGATGTACGCATTATCGCGTCAACGAACATCGATATCGACAAGTCCATTGAGGAAAAAACTTTCAGGGAGGACCTCTACTATCGTCTCAATGTGATCCGCGTACACATTCCGCCTTTACGGGAAAGAAGGGAAGACATTCCGGAACTTTGCAATTTCTGGATAAAGAGGATCGGAGGAACGAGGGATATCCGGCTCCCTGAGGGAGAGCTAAAAAAACTGGTCCATTACCCCTGGCCCGGCAATGTAAGAGAACTCAGGAATATCCTGGAACGCTCCGTAATCCTCAGCAGAGACACATTTATCGAGCCTTCTAAACTGTTGATGGAGAGGGAAGCCCCCTCACTTAACAATACAAATGCAGAGGAGATAAACCGTCTCGACACCCTTGAAAAAGTCGAAAAGGACCATATCCGCCGTATGATGGACCACCATGCCAGCAACTATACCCGGACGGCCCGGGCCCTTGGCATCTCCCTTTCCACTCTGAAACGAAAAGTCCACCGTTACAATCTTCTGCCCGCCCGTTCAAAATGA
- a CDS encoding heme NO-binding domain-containing protein: MKGVIVNAMKDMVSDNFGKDKWEAILEKVGLDKNTTFSITHDVEEAAVMMTFKSLCEVLNLPPQQAAETFGKYWVTHYVPKLYKSYYRGITNAKDLILKLNIIHKQVTNMVPNAQPPMFEYKWKDSSTLIMKYISKRGLIAIFVGALKGVGELFHTELKVKQISSEEVEIIFP; the protein is encoded by the coding sequence ATGAAAGGTGTTATTGTAAATGCCATGAAAGATATGGTTTCCGACAATTTCGGCAAGGATAAGTGGGAAGCCATACTTGAAAAGGTGGGACTGGACAAAAATACAACCTTTTCAATAACCCACGATGTTGAAGAGGCGGCAGTAATGATGACCTTCAAATCTCTTTGCGAGGTTTTGAACCTTCCTCCGCAACAGGCGGCCGAGACCTTCGGCAAATACTGGGTAACCCATTATGTGCCCAAACTCTACAAGTCCTATTACCGGGGCATAACGAACGCAAAGGACCTCATTCTGAAATTGAATATTATACACAAACAGGTTACGAATATGGTGCCCAATGCGCAGCCTCCCATGTTTGAATACAAGTGGAAGGATTCCAGCACGCTCATTATGAAATATATTTCCAAAAGAGGGCTAATCGCTATCTTTGTGGGCGCCCTGAAGGGTGTGGGAGAGCTCTTTCATACGGAACTGAAGGTAAAACAGATATCCAGCGAGGAAGTTGAAATCATATTCCCCTGA